One window of the Sander lucioperca isolate FBNREF2018 chromosome 5, SLUC_FBN_1.2, whole genome shotgun sequence genome contains the following:
- the LOC118495098 gene encoding protein NLRC3-like, producing the protein MKQSIWSQWLQQREKTQKVKEFSQLRLHFESREQSRRRTLKAEAGLTSDQKMSGLEEEEDGAESVVSGFLSMKSDQSKDYPPGFSNEPGPSDTKFQDNRQRAESVVSGCLSMKSDRSITPPPFFSNEPGPSDTKKRKRSDVSEEEHPSRSRTRAGLKTANQSSSEQMNVGRQKHKIRLKGTFERVTEGAVTGSRTLLNRIYTVLYIIEGQSEEVNTQHEVRQLETASKKKTLHDSPIKCCDIFKALPGQQKHIRVVLTSGVAGVGKTFSVQKFCLDWAEGLENQDISLVIPLSFRELNLIKDEQYSLLELLRVFHPTLQEVPAEQLAGSKVLFIFDGLDESRLSLDFNNKEAVSDVTQKSSVNGLLTNLIQGKLLPSALVWITSRPAAANQIPPACVDRVTEVQGFADSQKEEYFRRRVSDEELSSRIISHIKTSRSLHIMCLIPVFCWITATVLDHMLTTDQRGELPKTLTDMYSHFLLVQTKRKKLKYAEGHETSPQELTEADGEVLLKLGRLAFEQLEKGNIMFYQEDLERCGLDVTEASLYSGVCSEIFKRESVIFQKTVYCFVHLSVQEFLAAVYLFHCYTNRNTQVLEDFLGNRDDDDDDDWYNDHYSSLDVFLKRAMEKSLESENGHLDLFVRFLHGLSLESNQRLLGGLLGQTDNSPQIIQRAIDNLKKMNSDDISPDRSINIFHCLTEMNDHSVHQEIQEFLKSETRSEFLSKIHCSALAYMLQMSEEVLDELDLMKYNTTEEGRRRLIPAVRNCKKARIINCALSETDCEVVASALKFNPSHLRELDLSCNDLKDSEMGCLWAGLQSPNCRLETLRSVHVLCSHTVYNSLGLLEQILKVKYNLNSKTINSILMLKLLFECDSL; encoded by the exons atgaagcaatccatctggagtCAGTGGTTACAGCAAAGGGAGAAAACCCAGAAAGTGAAAGAGTTCAGTCAGTTGAGACTCCATTTTGAGTCGAGAgaacagagcaggaggaggacacTGAAGGCTGAGGCAGG actgacttcagatcagaagatgagtggtttggaggaagaggaggacggagcagagtctgtagtatctggctTTCTGTCTATGAAGAGTGATCAGTCCAAAGATTATCCTCCAGGCTTCAGTAatgaacctggaccctcagacacaaa ATTTCaggacaacagacagagagcagagtctgtagtatctggctgtctgtctatgaagagtgaccggtccATAACACCTCCTCCAttcttcagtaatgaacctggaccctcagacacaaa aaagaggaagaggagtgatgTTTCCGAGGAGGAGCACCCGTCCAGATCCAGAACCAGAGCTGGACTgaagacagccaatcagagcagctcTGAACAAA tGAATGTTGGTCGTCAGAAACATAAGATCAGGCTGAAGGGGACATTTGAACGTGTGACTGAAGGAGCTGTAACAGGAAGTAGAACACTCCTCAACAGGATCTACACTGTCCTCTACATCATAGAGGGACAGAGTGAAGAGGTTAATACCCAACATGAGGTGAGGCAGCTTGAGACAGCTTCCAAGAAGAAGACCCTCCATGACTCTCCAATCAAGTGCTGTGACATCTTTAAAGCCTTACCTGGccaacagaaacacatcagagTTGTTCTGACGAGCGGCGTCGCTGGCGTTGGAAAAACCTTCTCAGTGCAGAAGTTCTGTCTGGACTGGGCCGAGGGTTTGGAGAACCAAGATATCAGTCTGGTGATTCCTCTTTCCTTCAGGGAGCTGAACTTGATCAAAGATGAGCAGTACAGTCTTCTGGAGCTGCTCCGTGTTTTCCATCCAACATTACAGGAGGTCCCAGCAGAGCAGCTCGCTGGCTCTAAAGTtctcttcatctttgacggCCTGGATGAAAGCAGACTTTCACTGGATTTCAACAACAAGGAGGCTGtttctgatgtcacacagaagtCATCAGTCAATGGGCTGTTGACAAACCTCATCCAGGGGAAGCTGCTTCCCTCGGCTCTCGTCTGGATAACTtcccgacctgcagcagccaatcagatccctcctgcgtGTGTTGACAGGGTAACAGAAGTACAAGGCTTTGCTGACtcccagaaggaggagtacttcaggaggagagtcagtgatgaagagctgtccagcagaatcatctcccacatcaagacctccaggagcctccacatcatgtgtctgatcccagtcttctgctggatcactgctacagttctggaccacatgttgactacagaccagagaggagagctgcccaagaccctgactgacatgtactcacacttcctgctggttcagacaaagaggaagaagctcAAGTATGCTGAGGGACATGAGACGAGTCCACAGGAGCTGACGGAGGCTGACGGGGAAGTTCTTCTGAAGCTGGGGAGGCTGGCGTTTGAACAGCtggagaaaggaaacatcatgttctacCAAGAAGACCTGGAGCGCTGTGGTCTGGATGTCACAGAGGCCTCGCTGTACTCAGGAGTTTGttcagagatcttcaaaagagagagtgtgatCTTCCAGAAAACAGTCTACTGCTTCGTTCATCTGAGCGTTCAGGAATTTCTGGCTGCAGTCTACCTGTTCCACTGTTACAccaacaggaacacacaggTACTGGAGGACTTCCTGGGAAatagagatgatgatgatgatgatgattggtACAATGATCATTACTCATCCCTGGATGTCTTCCTGAAGAGAGCCATGGAGAAATCCCTTGAAAGTGAAAATGGCCACCTGGACCTGTTTGTCCGCTTCCTTCATGGCCTCTCTCTGGAGTCGAACCAGAGACTCTTAGGAGGcctgctgggtcagacagacaacagtccaCAAATCATCCAGAGAGCCATCGACAACCTGAAGAAGATGAACAGTGATGATATCTCTCCTGACAGAAGCATCAACATCTTCCACTGTCTGACGGAGATGAACGACCACTCAGTCCATCAGGAGATCCAAGAGTTCCTGAAGTCAGAGACCAGATCAGAGTTCCTCTCTAAGATCCACTGCTCAGCTCTGGCCTACATGCTGCAGATGTCAGAGGAGGTTCTGGATGAGTTGGACCTGATGAAGTACAACACAACAGAGGAGGGACGACggagactgattccagctgtgaGGAACTGCAAAAAGGCTCG GATTATTAACTGTGCACTCTCTGAGACTGACTGTGAAGTcgtggcctcagctctgaaattcaacccctcccatctgagagagctggacctgagttgCAACGACCTGAAGGATTCTGAAATGGGGTGTCTGTGGGCTGGACTGCagagtccaaactgtagactggagactctgaggtcagttcatGTATTGTGCTCACATACAGTGTATAACtcactagggctgttggaacaaattctgaaagtcaaatataatttgaatagtaaaacTATCAATTCTATtttaatgctgaaattactatttgaATGTGATTCTTTATAA